In one window of Mytilus trossulus isolate FHL-02 chromosome 7, PNRI_Mtr1.1.1.hap1, whole genome shotgun sequence DNA:
- the LOC134726498 gene encoding uncharacterized protein LOC134726498: protein MSSLTCLVIGKDVYKTKQVQYCERKLRNFYCDGTSNSIIFRLHNTYLQWLCHELSDPLDKTRFRVISRKHNDDAYTTFANSEILNNHDNATPTTGIQIEVSGDGNMDLSIGIIVGSAVFLGTIIVFLLFM, encoded by the exons ATGTCAAGTTTGACTTGTCTTGTCATAGGGAAAGatgtatataaaacaaagcAGGTGCAATATTGCGAACGAAAActgaggaatttttattgtgaCGGCACAAGTAACAGCATTATATTCCGATTGC ATAACACATATTTACAATGGCTTTGTCATGAGTTGTCAGATCCTCTAGATAAAACCCGCTTCAGAGTGATATCAAGAAAACATAACg acGATGCATACACTACGTTTGCTAATTCAGAAATCCttaataaccatgataacgCTACACCAACAACTGGTATACAAATTGAAGTGTCAGGTGACGGTAACATGG ATTTATCTATAGGAATAATTGTTGGTTCAGCTGTTTTCCTAGGAActattattgtttttctcttatttatGTAA